The proteins below are encoded in one region of Spirochaetae bacterium HGW-Spirochaetae-1:
- a CDS encoding DUF1837 domain-containing protein: MEHLLSHTQSLFNHIYWFKQDLQLLPRKDHIASAINWTDIKERKHEFLRELINTVTSWVYNNEQTQQIIERRLKLTEGDHGNAASFLTNQALSKFRPGHPQGQFGELLLFNFIQHFFKAVPILRKQRITTSTGHERFGADAIHFCNDEINNNNIFLGESKCYKSEYKFKEAFEVSLSSISNTFKNFDNELDLYVYDDFIEPELQEIAEKYKNNVLDNVHFELVCLIAYNENKARTGEKESEIKDSIKTIIEKRCSSINLECYNSVQKSLLSRINYVIFPIWELDQLLYDFQTRVGTL; the protein is encoded by the coding sequence ATGGAACATCTTTTATCTCATACCCAGTCTTTATTTAATCATATTTATTGGTTTAAGCAAGATCTGCAATTATTGCCGAGGAAGGATCATATTGCTTCAGCTATTAATTGGACGGATATAAAAGAGAGGAAACATGAATTTTTAAGAGAGCTGATTAATACTGTCACTTCTTGGGTTTATAATAATGAACAAACACAGCAGATTATCGAAAGGAGATTAAAGTTAACAGAAGGTGATCATGGAAATGCAGCATCATTTTTAACAAATCAGGCATTATCGAAATTTAGACCAGGTCATCCTCAAGGGCAATTTGGTGAATTGCTGCTTTTTAATTTTATTCAACATTTTTTTAAAGCAGTTCCTATTTTACGGAAGCAAAGGATAACGACTTCGACAGGACATGAAAGATTTGGAGCAGATGCCATTCATTTCTGTAATGATGAAATTAATAATAATAATATATTTTTAGGAGAATCTAAATGTTATAAAAGCGAATATAAATTTAAAGAAGCATTTGAAGTATCATTGTCAAGTATATCAAATACTTTTAAAAACTTTGATAATGAATTAGATCTATATGTTTATGATGATTTCATCGAGCCCGAATTGCAGGAAATTGCTGAAAAATATAAGAATAATGTATTAGATAATGTTCATTTTGAACTAGTATGTCTGATTGCATATAACGAAAATAAGGCAAGAACAGGAGAAAAAGAATCAGAAATTAAAGACTCTATAAAAACAATCATTGAAAAGCGATGTAGTAGTATTAATTTAGAGTGTTATAATTCAGTCCAAAAATCATTACTATCTCGAATTAATTATGTAATATTTCCGATATGGGAGCTTGATCAATTATTGTATGATTTCCAGACGAGAGTTGGGACATTATGA
- a CDS encoding DEAD/DEAH box helicase, which translates to MTTNLTESSIEQYAIDLLTGLGYQYIYGPDIAPDSESPLRGSFEEVILTENLKNALARINPAIPAEARDDALKQIMRLSSPELIVGNEAFHRMLTEGIKVTYRKGGETRGDLVWLVDFHSPGNNEFHAVNQFTIVENNVNKRPDVILFVNGLPLVVMELKNAAGESATMRTAFEQFRTYKESIPALFTYNGFLVISDGLEARAGTISADFSRFMAWKSADGRVEASPLTGQLETLIKGMLNKETLLDLIRHFIVFERSRRDDKKTGLPVIQTVKKLAAYHQYYAVNRAVESTLRASGYVRKGRFETRPDGDSVAEPPESYGLPGVMDQPSGDRKGGVVWHTQGSGKSLSMVFYTGKVVLVMDNPTILVITDRNDLDDQLYDTFAASKQLLRQEPVQAGDREHLKKLLKVASGGIVFTTIQKFQPVEGNVYETLSGRENIIVIADEAHRTQYGFGAKTIDAKDVNGMVVGKKIVYGFAKYMRDALPNATYLGFTGTPIESTDVNTPAVFGNYVDIYDIAQAVIDGATVKIYYESRLARIALSDKGRRLVKELDDELDLDELSETQKAKAKWTQLEALIGSADRIRQVAKDMVTHFEQRQEVMQGKAMIVTMSRRIAAELYAAIIELKPQWHSKDLKKGAVKVVMTSASSDGPEISSHHTTKEQRRTLADRMKDPEDELKLVIVRDMWLTGFDVPCLNTLYIDKPMKGHNLMQAIARVNRVYRDKDGGLIVDYLGIASDLKEALSFYSDAGGRGDPAATQEEAVRLMLEKLEIVSQMFHGFPYEDYFEADTGRKLSMILAAEDHVLGLENGRKRYIDEVTALSRAFAIAVPHEQAMDVKDEVSFFQAVKSRLAKFDTTGSGKTSDEIETAIRQVIDKALVTEQVIDVFDAAGLKKPDISILSEEFLLEVKNMEHQNLALEVLKKLLNDEIKSRMKKNLVQSKTLMEMLESSILRYHNKIITAAEVIEELIELSKDIKNMDREPQELGLSDYEYAFYSAIADNDSAQEVMGKDKLRELAVVLYQKVKENASIDWTIKESVKSKLKVIVKRILRQYGYPPDMQMLATETVLKQAEMIAEELTRN; encoded by the coding sequence TTGACAACTAACCTCACCGAATCCTCCATCGAACAATACGCCATCGACCTCCTGACAGGCCTGGGATATCAATATATCTATGGACCCGACATAGCGCCCGACAGCGAGTCTCCGTTGCGCGGTTCCTTCGAGGAAGTCATCCTGACGGAAAATCTGAAAAATGCCCTGGCCCGCATAAACCCCGCTATACCTGCTGAAGCACGTGACGATGCACTGAAACAAATAATGCGCCTGTCATCGCCGGAGCTGATTGTCGGCAACGAGGCCTTTCACCGCATGCTCACCGAGGGAATCAAGGTGACGTACCGCAAGGGCGGCGAAACCCGGGGCGACCTGGTGTGGCTCGTGGATTTTCACAGTCCCGGCAACAATGAATTCCACGCGGTGAACCAGTTCACCATTGTAGAAAATAATGTGAACAAGCGTCCCGACGTGATTCTCTTTGTAAACGGCCTTCCCCTGGTGGTCATGGAATTGAAGAACGCCGCCGGAGAAAGCGCCACGATGCGCACGGCCTTTGAACAGTTCAGGACCTACAAGGAATCAATCCCGGCACTTTTTACGTATAACGGATTTCTTGTCATATCCGACGGACTCGAGGCCAGGGCCGGGACCATATCAGCGGACTTCAGCCGTTTCATGGCGTGGAAAAGCGCCGACGGCAGGGTCGAGGCCTCGCCACTGACAGGACAGCTCGAGACCCTCATTAAGGGGATGCTCAACAAAGAAACCCTGCTGGATCTCATCAGGCACTTTATCGTTTTTGAACGCTCCAGGAGGGACGATAAAAAAACAGGGCTTCCCGTTATACAGACCGTGAAAAAACTGGCGGCCTACCATCAGTACTATGCCGTGAACCGCGCCGTCGAATCGACGCTTCGGGCCTCGGGATATGTTCGTAAGGGCAGGTTTGAAACCCGCCCAGATGGTGATTCGGTAGCGGAACCTCCCGAAAGCTATGGACTGCCCGGCGTTATGGATCAGCCCTCGGGAGACCGCAAGGGCGGGGTGGTGTGGCATACCCAGGGAAGCGGGAAGTCCTTGTCCATGGTATTTTATACCGGCAAGGTCGTTCTGGTCATGGACAATCCCACGATTCTGGTTATAACAGACCGAAACGACCTGGACGATCAGCTTTACGACACCTTTGCCGCATCGAAACAGCTGCTCCGCCAGGAGCCGGTGCAGGCCGGGGACCGGGAGCATCTGAAAAAGCTCCTGAAGGTGGCCTCGGGAGGTATTGTCTTTACCACCATTCAGAAATTTCAGCCTGTCGAGGGCAATGTCTATGAAACCCTGTCGGGGCGGGAGAATATCATCGTCATAGCCGATGAGGCCCATAGAACGCAGTATGGGTTCGGGGCGAAAACCATCGACGCCAAAGACGTAAACGGCATGGTTGTGGGAAAGAAAATTGTCTACGGCTTCGCCAAGTACATGCGTGATGCCCTTCCCAATGCCACATACCTGGGCTTTACCGGCACCCCCATTGAAAGCACCGACGTGAACACGCCGGCGGTATTCGGCAACTATGTGGATATTTATGACATAGCCCAGGCCGTCATCGACGGCGCCACGGTGAAAATATATTATGAAAGCCGTCTTGCCAGAATAGCCCTGAGCGACAAGGGACGCAGACTCGTTAAAGAGCTCGATGACGAGCTTGATCTCGATGAGCTGTCCGAGACACAGAAGGCCAAGGCGAAGTGGACGCAGCTCGAGGCCCTTATCGGTAGTGCCGACCGGATCAGGCAGGTGGCGAAAGATATGGTCACGCATTTCGAACAGCGGCAGGAAGTCATGCAGGGCAAGGCCATGATCGTCACCATGTCACGCCGTATCGCCGCTGAATTATACGCAGCCATCATTGAATTGAAGCCCCAGTGGCACAGCAAAGACTTGAAGAAAGGTGCCGTTAAAGTGGTCATGACTTCGGCTTCTTCCGACGGTCCGGAAATATCATCGCATCACACCACGAAAGAACAGCGAAGAACTCTGGCGGACCGGATGAAGGACCCGGAAGACGAACTGAAGCTTGTCATTGTCCGGGACATGTGGCTCACGGGATTTGACGTTCCCTGCCTGAACACCCTCTATATAGACAAGCCCATGAAGGGGCACAACCTGATGCAGGCCATAGCGCGGGTCAACCGGGTCTATCGTGACAAGGACGGGGGCCTCATTGTCGATTATCTCGGCATCGCCTCGGACCTGAAAGAGGCGCTGTCCTTTTATTCCGATGCGGGCGGCAGGGGAGACCCGGCGGCAACCCAGGAAGAGGCCGTGAGGCTCATGCTGGAAAAACTGGAGATTGTGTCCCAGATGTTCCACGGATTTCCCTATGAGGATTATTTCGAGGCAGACACGGGCAGGAAACTCTCCATGATCCTGGCAGCCGAGGACCATGTTCTGGGCCTGGAGAATGGCCGCAAGCGTTACATCGACGAGGTGACTGCCCTGTCCAGGGCCTTTGCCATTGCTGTTCCCCATGAACAGGCCATGGACGTAAAGGACGAGGTGTCCTTCTTTCAGGCCGTTAAATCACGCCTGGCGAAATTCGACACCACGGGCAGCGGAAAAACCAGCGATGAGATTGAAACCGCCATCAGGCAGGTCATAGATAAGGCGCTGGTTACCGAACAGGTCATTGATGTTTTCGATGCCGCCGGTTTAAAGAAACCCGACATATCAATCCTTTCGGAAGAGTTTCTTCTTGAAGTGAAAAACATGGAGCACCAGAACCTTGCCCTTGAGGTACTGAAGAAGCTCCTCAATGATGAAATAAAATCACGCATGAAAAAGAACCTGGTTCAGAGCAAGACCCTCATGGAAATGCTGGAGAGTTCCATCCTGCGGTATCACAATAAAATTATTACTGCTGCCGAGGTGATTGAGGAACTCATTGAGTTGAGCAAAGATATAAAAAACATGGACAGGGAACCGCAGGAGCTGGGACTGTCCGATTACGAATACGCCTTTTATTCAGCCATCGCCGACAATGACAGCGCTCAGGAGGTTATGGGCAAGGACAAGCTCCGTGAACTCGCCGTTGTCCTGTATCAGAAAGTAAAAGAGAACGCGTCCATTGACTGGACCATCAAGGAAAGCGTTAAGTCGAAACTTAAGGTGATTGTCAAAAGGATTCTGCGGCAGTACGGGTATCCTCCCGATATGCAGATGCTGGCCACAGAAACGGTGCTGAAACAGGCGGAAATGATTGCAGAAGAGTTGACGAGGAATTGA